TTGCCCACGATCGTGCCCGCGGGCAGCGATGCGGGCCCCGCCCCCAAAGACTGTCTGAATTCCATGTGGAGCCTCTCGGTGGAGGACGACGGCCTCCACGCGCGAGCACCCTACTCGATCAGTAGGGTGACTGCAGCCCGTTGCCATGGGTAGGCGTTCGCGCCTCACACAGGCCTGCTCCGGTGCTTGCGTGCATAGAGGCTGTCTGCCAGGGTCCCTCCCATGCAGACGACTCGACCCTTTCGGATCCTGGGCATCCAGCAGATCGCTCTCGGCGGGCTCGACAAAGGCGCGCTGCGCCGGCTCTGGGTGGACCTGCTGGGGCTCCACCCCCATGGCAACTACCGCAGCGAGCGCGAGAACGTAGACGAGGACATCGTCGTGGCCGGCGCGGGCCCCTTCAAGGTGGAGGTGGACCTGATGCAGCCCATCAACGCCGAGGGCAAGCCGCGCGTACACGATCCCGCGCTCAACCACTTCGGCCTGTGGGTGGATGACCTGCGCGCCGCGGTGACGTGGCTGGAGGGGCAGGGCGTGCGCTTCGCCCCCGGAGGCATCCGCAAGGGCGCGGCAGGCTTCGATGTGACCTTCATCCACCCCAAGGGCAACGAGCAGTTCCCCCTGAGCGGTGAGGGGGTGCTGATCGAGCTGGTCCAGGCCCCCGCCGAGGTCATCTCGGCGTTCGATCGCTTCGCCTTCGCCACGGGCGGGTACTGAGCGCGCGGACGCTCAGGGCGTACACTTCTCGTCGATCGGCTCGATCGCGAAGCGCTCCATCACCTCCGGAGGGATGCGCACGGGCCGGCCGTTGGTCGTGGAGATATAGGCCCACTGCGTCTGGGCCTGGACCAACAGTTGCCCGTCGCTTGCCCGCCGGATGAAGGTCCTCCGGGTGGCGGTGACCGGGCTGACCGCGACGACGCGGGTCTCCACCTCCAACTCGTCGCCGGCGAGCGCCGGGCGCAGGTAGTCCACCTCGTGGCGGCGCACGACGAAGAGGGCTCCTCGCTGCCGGTACTCCTCCAGGCCCAGCCCCACCGAGGCGGAGTGCGCCACGGCCACCTCCTGGATCCACCGGACGTAGACCACGTTGTTCACGTGCTGGAGCTCATCGAGGTCCTGCGGCGCGACCTGGATTCGGATGGAGAAGGGCATGGGGAGCCTCGGCGGAGGCGGAGGTCATATCAGGTGGGCATTACCGGGCGAGACTCGGAGCTACTCCGTGGGCGACTGCCACCCCGAGTCGAGCAGCAGGGCGGAGGAGACCATCACGGTGAGTACACGCACCTCGGGGGTGAGGTCCGGCGCGAGCCAGACGCGGCCCTCGTTGAGGGTCTCCACCGCGGCGACGAGCCGCTCGCCCTGCCGCAGGTGGAAGCCGGCGAAGGCCAAGGAGGCGCCTCCCTCCAGGCGCGTGCTGGACTCGATCTCCAGGGCCACCTCTCCGAGCCGTGCGCGGCCCGTCACCCGCCCGTGGGGATTCGAGAGGTCGCGCCCGGGCTCATGATCGAGCCGGAACTGCCCGGCGGGGAACTCCGGGCCGTCCGCGGCGATGACGCAGTTCACCCGCCGAGGCTGCACGTCCGCCTCCAGGCCCCCCGCCTCGATCCGCTCCCGCGTCACCTGGCACTCCACCGCGCGCGTCTTCTCGCCTTCGGGGGTGCTGCGGAAGCGGTAGGGGGTGGACTCCGCCCGCAGGTTCACACCGCTCACCTTCACGCCGGGCGCGGACGTCCATCCTTG
Above is a genomic segment from Hyalangium ruber containing:
- a CDS encoding VOC family protein codes for the protein MQTTRPFRILGIQQIALGGLDKGALRRLWVDLLGLHPHGNYRSERENVDEDIVVAGAGPFKVEVDLMQPINAEGKPRVHDPALNHFGLWVDDLRAAVTWLEGQGVRFAPGGIRKGAAGFDVTFIHPKGNEQFPLSGEGVLIELVQAPAEVISAFDRFAFATGGY
- a CDS encoding acyl-CoA thioesterase, which produces MPFSIRIQVAPQDLDELQHVNNVVYVRWIQEVAVAHSASVGLGLEEYRQRGALFVVRRHEVDYLRPALAGDELEVETRVVAVSPVTATRRTFIRRASDGQLLVQAQTQWAYISTTNGRPVRIPPEVMERFAIEPIDEKCTP